A genomic segment from Bacteroidia bacterium encodes:
- the purE gene encoding 5-(carboxyamino)imidazole ribonucleotide mutase encodes MKAEVSIIMGSTSDMPVMQEAAVILDQFNIPFEINALSAHRVPEQVMEFARNASGRGIKVIIAGAGGAAHLPGVVAALTPCPVIGVPCRSSISIDGWDSLLSIVQMPPGIPVATVGLDGAQNAGILAVQMLATGRDDLRAEIKKFKETLKGKILKANEELKSHTFRNRVG; translated from the coding sequence ATGAAAGCAGAGGTAAGTATTATTATGGGATCCACCTCAGATATGCCGGTGATGCAGGAAGCGGCAGTGATCCTGGATCAGTTCAATATTCCTTTTGAGATCAATGCACTATCAGCGCACCGGGTTCCCGAGCAAGTGATGGAATTTGCCAGGAACGCATCCGGGAGAGGAATAAAAGTGATTATTGCAGGTGCAGGAGGCGCCGCCCATTTGCCGGGAGTAGTGGCTGCATTGACGCCTTGTCCTGTCATCGGAGTACCCTGCCGGTCCTCCATTTCCATTGACGGGTGGGATTCGCTTCTTTCCATTGTGCAGATGCCTCCGGGAATTCCAGTGGCTACGGTAGGACTTGACGGGGCTCAGAATGCAGGCATCCTGGCCGTGCAGATGCTGGCCACGGGCAGGGATGACCTGCGTGCGGAGATTAAAAAATTCAAGGAAACACTCAAGGGCAAGATTCTGAAGGCCAATGAAGAATTAAAATCGCACACCTTCAGAAACCGGGTGGGCTGA